The window AGCAATTCGGCAAAGAAGTATGCGGTTTCGGTTTTGGCCGCTCTGTGTTCGAGCAAGAAGTGTAAAAAGCAGATGGTTTCTGGTGGAGCTGTTGGTTATCTGAACAAGTTGTCGGAACTGGAGGTTCCTGGCTCCAAGAAGCTTCTTGAGAGGATTGAGAAAGGGAAACTGAAAAGTTTCTTTAGTAGGAAGTAGATGAAGAAAATGAGGCAAAATCTTATATTAAAACTATGGTATATAATATTTGTGTATGTTGTAATGTTTCATAAtcttatactccctccgttttttattataagtcgttttagagaatcttttttgttccaaattatatgtcgttttcggttttctatgtaaaatttattaataattaatgttgtatgaccaatagtaatatatcttctatttttctattggttgaattgtggttaggtaaataattaatgatgtttttgtttagaaaatataagaaattaatgattttcttaatctacgtgcatagctgtaaaacgacttatattaaaaaacggaaggagtatgAAACATAGCCAATGGTATTTGATAAGAAGAATATTGTACACATTTCAATGAAGCAAAACAAAACagtgttttattatttttataagagTCACAAGATGAATGTTTTCCTATATATctcaacaacaaacaaaatacaaaaaaaacaaacctcAGTTCGTGAAAATGATAAAGAGAAGAATGGGGTTTGGAGATGAGAATCAAGTGGTGGAGATTCTGATGCCGCTAAGAACATAGCCTCCAAAAGAGCTCATCTGCATGTGAGGGTGAGTTCTTGATGGAAGCACCTGATATTCGCGTAGCCATGGTTCTGTTATTTGCAGATTGATGGCCATCTTCCCTTGCTGAAGGTTGTGCATACATGTCGCCAGAGGCTGTGAATGTTCATCATATCATGAGATTCTCTTCTTAtgcaaaactaaaatataatgaGAAGCTTTCGTCTTATGACAACACATACCTGTAAATACTGATGATATATTGCAAAGGGAGCAGAGTAGGAGAGCAGTGGCAATACATCTTTAGCTAAAGTCCATGGGTCTTGGTCTTGTGCTGCCATGATTAAGCTGAAAAATCACACGACACAAGTGAGGACATCGTATGAACCGAAACCAAATTTCAGTAATAGAGGAAGTGTTTCATAGTAGTCACCTAGAGAAACCGTTTTCTTTCCACATTTCTACTGCTTCTTTAGAAGCTTTGGCTCCAGGTTGTGGGGCCTTGGTAATTTTGCTCTCTCGTACAGCAATATCATCTACTCTAGCCTCAGCTGTCACAGATACATCTTCTACCATATCAGATGCAGATGAGTCCTGCAATTTTCAATTACAACCTTTCCTTAAAACCAGAAGATTTATAAACAACTAAGACTCAAGAGAAACGGTAAAGGTTGGCAACTTGCATAGTTATGAACTCCTACTTGTTGATTGTTTTCTTCAGGGGGTGCAGTTTTGGCTGATGAGAGCTCGTTTATAGATGAATGCACGATCCTATAAACGTCCAGCAATGTCAATTATAGATAACTTTAAAATAGAAactacagagagagagagagagagagagagagagagagagagagagagagagaagctgaACATACCTCTCTCTAATCTTGTCGGTAAAGTTGAACATCTTAACCATATCCACAGAGGAAGGAGAATCCCCTTTATATGTATTGCAAACATAACCAGTGCCTCCTAATCGTTCAGCCACTGCACCAGTGACAAGGCCACCAACCATATCCACCACTAGAACATCCGAGTATGCGGTGACGTTAGCCATCGTTAACAAAAGAGATAACGCATCTACACGTATGAATCtacaacaaaaagaaacacaatAGCAATCAGTACCAATTATATCGGTTGTTAACTTAGGATCTTCCCAATACAGTTAAATGAAGGAAACAAAGAATACATACCCGATTCTGGCTGGATATTTCTTGAAATAAGCTTCACAGATACTGGCCAAAACATAAACAGATCCAAGAATAAGAGAAACGAAAGAAGTCGAAAACAAAAAGAGAcggaaacagaaaaaaaattacaaacctTCGAGCAAAAGCGCGTCTTAGAAGCACCTTTGGGGCATACTTCTTCTGCTTCTTAAGCTTATATTTTtcctataaaaacaaaaagattaaaCAAGAAAATCAATCATCTGTCTCCCAAACTTATAAAGATTCAAAGTAGAAGCAGAGAGAAGTAAACTGCAATGACATGTACCTGAGACAACTGAAACTTCTTGTCAAATGTTTTGCTGTTTGCAATCAGTGCTTCAATAATCTCATCCCCTTTTGCACCCTCTCTACACATTATCAAAAGTTAGCAGAttcttctatatataataaacacaCAGAGATCAGACAAGTTAAAGCCTTGTTCAAACCTCCGCATAGCTTCAATCTCTTCACAAGTGAGGTTCTGAGATTCATTATCGTCGATAAGTTCTCTATTATCTCTAGCATCATCGTCTACAACATTAACGCTGGTGCTTTCTGCCATTATTAGCAAACATCAAATTCAATCAATCTATAACCAAAACATCAAAAGCTGAACATTCTTTCAAAGTGAATTTGGGGAGAAAGACGAAACCTTTTTTGACGGGAAGAATGCGAGAGAGGAAAGAACCATCTTCTCCGGTTTCGACTTGGAACAGAGATCCAAACGGAGCTCCAATCAATGGCTTCAACGAGTAATTCGTATTCCCGATTTTAAATAtactgtcaaaaaaaaaactaaatcaatcaatcaaatatAATAGAGGATTGAGAATCAAatctggaagaagaagaagaagactcacGCGCCACCGGAGAGACGAGCGAAGACGAGACGGTCTCCATCGTTCACGTCCAGCAACACGCTGCAACCTTCGCTAGCAAATCTCGGATTTGGATCTTGTGCCTTATTGATTTTCTGATCCTCCGACTTAGCCTGATCCTCCTTACTGTGCTCCATCGAGACCGAGAGAGAAAATAAACTGCAGTTTTGTTTTTTGGGAGTTTAATTCGGGTTAAAGACAAGTGAACAAGGGGGATTACTGTTTAAAACCCTACGACATGGTTTTGCCGGTTGAGAAGGAAGAGTGGGGTTTATGTTGAATCGGGCCTAACTAAAAGCCCATGGGCCTTTCATAGGTAAATTAATGGAATCTTTTAATGACCTCATTAATGTCTATTAATCCACGTCGTTACTCGGAGACGCGGGATATTAACAGAGTGAGAGAGATATGATCGAGTGTGGAGAAGTCTTTGGTGGACATACAACGGCGacgttttgtttgtttattgaGAAACGAAGAAGACCAAACAAGCTCTATCTCCCACAAAACAGAGTCTCTCTCTCGGTTCACGTATCTCTTGGAGCCTTAGCAGAAATATACCATCTTCAAAGGTAGTTCGAATCGAATTTTATGATTATGAGTCTGATTTTGAGTTTAAATTCCGCGGATTAAATCTATCAGTCTCAGAGTTCTTCGATCAAAATCGTCTTCTTTAAGgctctttgtgtgtgtgttttcacttttcagagAGAAGATGGGGAGTACTACGTTGGATGTATCGAGAGCAGAGCTTGGTCTAGTAGTTATGTATCTGAACAAAGCAGAGGCAAGGGATAAGTTATGCAGAGCTATACAGTATGGTTCCAAGTTCTTGAGCGGTGGACAGCCTGGTACTGCTCAAAGCGTTGATAAATCCACTAGCTTAGCTAGAAAAGTCTTTCGTCTTTTCAAGGTTTATAAtccttttcttgttttctttgttttttcttttgatttttgtaACTTGCTCTGTTTTAACTCTGAAATTATTGTTTGCAGTTTGTTAATGATCTGCATGGTCTTATCAGTCCTGTCCCTAAAGGAACTCCGCTTCCTCTCGTTTTACTTGGAAAGGTGCTTCATAGTTCTGTTCTTTTTCTTACAGAACCTATAAGTGAACTGTTCAGACAAAACTGGATCTCAAGAACCAAAGAGTTCTTTGTCCCCTGTTCTGTATCAATATTGGTTGATGGGTGTGTTTGTTATTTTGCAGTCCAAGAACGCACTTTTGTCTACATTCTTGTTTTTGGATCAAATTGTCTGGCTTGGGAGATCAGGAATCTACAAGGTGAGAGAGAAAACCAAACTAGTTTAGTTGAGGTTTCTTGTTTTGGACTTTAATGTTATCTCATCACAGAACAAGGAGCGAGCTGAGTTACTTGGGCGTATATCGCTTTTCTGCTGGATGGGATCTTCTGTCTGTACAACTTTAGTCGAGGTCTGTCTGTCTTTTATTTGCTTCCCAATGATTCCTTATGTTACAATTTTTCACTGCTGTTTCCACTGTTGCTAGCTTGGTGAGATTGGAAGGCTATCTTCATCCATGAAGAAGATCGAAAAGGGGCTTAAGAATGGCAACAATATGTATCAAGTAATGTTTTGCCACTCTTCTGTTTCTACAGAATCTAATGTTATAAACTGAACTCATGTGTGTTGGTAATTGTGTAAAATGCAGGATGGGGAGTATTGTGCTAAGCTTAAACAGTCAAACGAGAGGAGTCTTGCTTTGATCAAAGCAGCAATGGACATTGTTGTAGCTGCTGGTCTTCTTCAGTTATATCCAAAGAAGATCACTCCTCGTGTCACCGGAGCTTTTGGGTTCATCACCTCCCTCATTTCTTGCTACCAGGTAACCACAACACTTGTTATTTTCGTGTACTTTCTAAGTTTATGTCTTTGTTCTTCTGATATTTACGTCTCTCTTAACAAACACAGTTGCTTCCGTCACGACCCAAGATCAAGGCGCCTTGAAAAGCTTGTGGAAGAGAGCTGGCGTTCAGGAGAAAGTCATTTCAGAATGTTTCTGTTGGTTCTTTCGAGTAATGTGCTCCTCTTATAAGTCCTTGTATAAAAATCAAACTTAGTTGTGCACGTTTCCATGTATCTGAAATCATCATTGGTCTGATTCTAAAACTTCATTCGTTGACATGGCTTTCAGTCAATGATCCCACGTCTTGTCATGTGAGTGTGAAGTTCTAGCATAGGTTACATGTCTACAACGTATTGAATATATATCACTTTGTAATTGCATGTAACTAACAGTTTTCATATTACATCAATATTTTATTGAATATAATTAACTAGATGCTATCGGTTCTTATCTGTAGTGGTTTTGAAGTAACATGATGAACAAATGGTTTCAAAGCGAAGTATAAAGATGGCTGGTCGGGTTAACACTTAACACAATATGTTCCATGAAATTGTCTTTATTTTTGGTCAACAAGAATTTGCATGTAGTTAAGTGTCAGGCTTTGATATGTATTATGTCAATAGCTTTTGATATAGTGGTTCAGATAATAAGATTCTTGATCAATAAAATTCATGTCAAAAGACTTCAGAGATAAAATGTaccttatttttatttcataatacTTATTTATATACCAATCATGATTATTCTAACGCGTTTCCATTTGAGGAATACATATATGGCAAACAAAACATTAAGAAAATCTGTTCAGACAAACATGTACAAACAAGAACTTAGGACGACCGTGGATACGCACCCCAAACAGGAACTCCTGTTACTACTACACGACCTCTATAACCAGTCGTCAACGCCATTGATGAAGATGTCCTTGGTCTCCACATTTGACCATTAGCCGCCACCGCCGCCTGTGAAGAACACGCCGCATAATCCGCTGGAGCCGCCATAGAAGGCGATGTGTATTTTAAACCGTTACCGTCAGGCTTCACCATTATTGACACATTTATGATCCCACTCTTGTCCCCATAATCGTCTCTCAACCTGTAACTCAAGAAGTTTAAATGCCCTTGAGGAGCAAAACCTCCCATGAAATCCGTCACTGGAATCTTAGCGAGCCCAACACTCTTTTCAGCTCCACCACTTGTTTTATATAACACCTCGATGGAGATAAACCTTACACTACCGTTCATCGCCATGTCCATCTCGATCTTATCTTTCCAAACCGGATAACTTCCACCCAGTTCATCCGGTTTACAAGCCTTACTCTCCTGGTCTATTCTGACGATGCAGAATGTCTTTCTCTTCACCGGTTTTCGATCTACCTTGAGTCCCTCCGCTGATATTAACTCAATCTCCAGTGACCGTCTCATTGTTGAATACGTCATGGTGTTTGATGTTATGTGTGTTTATGTTTATAAGTCCAATCCTGTGCAGAGGAGATTGATTCCTTATTGTTTTGTTTCGTGAAGTGAGGGAGAACATGAATGTTACGTTAATATATATAGGTGTTGTTACAAATTGACCGACGAACTCTCGCGGATTTTTCTGTGGTTGCAACTCACATTATACGAAGTTTTATAATTCTTTCTCGGAAATTCTcggtgtgtttttttttctagcaATCCAACTGTTGGGGACAAGACAACTGTAAATcacttttaattaattttttttttctgaaatataAACTGTAAAAAAAGATTCTGAAATATGTTTATACATAAAAAAATACTACCTCTCTTCCTAAATGTAGGATGTTTTAAAGAATTTTGATgtttcaatatataagatgttttcatatttctagACATtgttactttattaaaaactgtgcAACCAATCATATTTGATaatctattttgtaattggttgaataacattaagttatagttttaatgatattttctagacaaaacaatgatttttttaatacacGTGTTTTTACCAGAACAGAGAGAGTAGTAatctttagctttatttttttgtttcgaaAAAATATCATTCAACAATtccaatattattttttacattaagttgatcttttacccttttgaattactaatagatttttatttaattcatttcgtataattattaatatattaaataataatatcttaGTTTATTATACAATTTTTCAATCTCCGTTAAAAATGTTAATTACTAAGAAACGAAAGAGTAGTAAATATTACTCTATGCTTTGTATTGATCAGCTTTACATGGTGGGGTGAAAagtgaataaataaaataacttttgatgagttatatattttcacatataGATAGGGATAAAGACGTTGTTGATCGGATGGTTCCAGGATACCTGATCGGATGGTTCCAGGATGCCTGATCAAATAGTAGTAAATATTACTCCAAGCTAT of the Brassica rapa cultivar Chiifu-401-42 chromosome A03, CAAS_Brap_v3.01, whole genome shotgun sequence genome contains:
- the LOC103858190 gene encoding BON1-associated protein 2-like — its product is MTYSTMRRSLEIELISAEGLKVDRKPVKRKTFCIVRIDQESKACKPDELGGSYPVWKDKIEMDMAMNGSVRFISIEVLYKTSGGAEKSVGLAKIPVTDFMGGFAPQGHLNFLSYRLRDDYGDKSGIINVSIMVKPDGNGLKYTSPSMAAPADYAACSSQAAVAANGQMWRPRTSSSMALTTGYRGRVVVTGVPVWGAYPRSS
- the LOC103858189 gene encoding peroxisomal membrane protein 11D, with the translated sequence MIECGEVFGGHTTATFCLFIEKRRRPNKLYLPQNRVSLSVHVSLGALAEIYHLQREKMGSTTLDVSRAELGLVVMYLNKAEARDKLCRAIQYGSKFLSGGQPGTAQSVDKSTSLARKVFRLFKFVNDLHGLISPVPKGTPLPLVLLGKSKNALLSTFLFLDQIVWLGRSGIYKNKERAELLGRISLFCWMGSSVCTTLVELGEIGRLSSSMKKIEKGLKNGNNMYQDGEYCAKLKQSNERSLALIKAAMDIVVAAGLLQLYPKKITPRVTGAFGFITSLISCYQLLPSRPKIKAP
- the LOC103858188 gene encoding tRNA (adenine(58)-N(1))-methyltransferase non-catalytic subunit trm6 isoform X3; translation: MEHSKEDQAKSEDQKINKAQDPNPRFASEGCSVLLDVNDGDRLVFARLSGGAIFKIGNTNYSLKPLIGAPFGSLFQVETGEDGSFLSRILPVKKESTSVNVVDDDARDNRELIDDNESQNLTCEEIEAMRREGAKGDEIIEALIANSKTFDKKFQLSQEKYKLKKQKKYAPKVLLRRAFARSICEAYFKKYPARIGFIRVDALSLLLTMANVTAYSDVLVVDMVGGLVTGAVAERLGGTGYVCNTYKGDSPSSVDMVKMFNFTDKIRERIVHSSINELSSAKTAPPEENNQDSSASDMVEDVSVTAEARVDDIAVRESKITKAPQPGAKASKEAVEMWKENGFSSLIMAAQDQDPWTLAKDVLPLLSYSAPFAIYHQYLQPLATCMHNLQQGKMAINLQITEPWLREYQVLPSRTHPHMQMSSFGGYVLSGIRISTT
- the LOC103858188 gene encoding tRNA (adenine(58)-N(1))-methyltransferase non-catalytic subunit trm6 isoform X2 produces the protein MEHSKEDQAKSEDQKINKAQDPNPRFASEGCSVLLDVNDGDRLVFARLSGGAIFKIGNTNYSLKPLIGAPFGSLFQVETGEDGSFLSRILPVKKESTSVNVVDDDARDNRELIDDNESQNLTCEEIEAMRREGAKGDEIIEALIANSKTFDKKFQLSQEKYKLKKQKKYAPKVLLRRAFARSICEAYFKKYPARIGFIRVDALSLLLTMANVTAYSDVLVVDMVGGLVTGAVAERLGGTGYVCNTYKGDSPSSVDMVKMFNFTDKIRERIVHSSINELSSAKTAPPEENNQQDSSASDMVEDVSVTAEARVDDIAVRESKITKAPQPGAKASKEAVEMWKENGFSSLIMAAQDQDPWTLAKDVLPLLSYSAPFAIYHQYLQPLATCMHNLQQGKMAINLQITEPWLREYQVLPSRTHPHMQMSSFGGYVLSGIRISTT
- the LOC103858188 gene encoding tRNA (adenine(58)-N(1))-methyltransferase non-catalytic subunit trm6 isoform X1 produces the protein MEHSKEDQAKSEDQKINKAQDPNPRFASEGCSVLLDVNDGDRLVFARLSGGAIFKIGNTNYSLKPLIGAPFGSLFQVETGEDGSFLSRILPVKKESTSVNVVDDDARDNRELIDDNESQNLTCEEIEAMRREGAKGDEIIEALIANSKTFDKKFQLSQEKYKLKKQKKYAPKVLLRRAFARSICEAYFKKYPARIGFIRVDALSLLLTMANVTAYSDVLVVDMVGGLVTGAVAERLGGTGYVCNTYKGDSPSSVDMVKMFNFTDKIRERIVHSSINELSSAKTAPPEENNQQVGVHNYDSSASDMVEDVSVTAEARVDDIAVRESKITKAPQPGAKASKEAVEMWKENGFSSLIMAAQDQDPWTLAKDVLPLLSYSAPFAIYHQYLQPLATCMHNLQQGKMAINLQITEPWLREYQVLPSRTHPHMQMSSFGGYVLSGIRISTT